A part of Carettochelys insculpta isolate YL-2023 chromosome 1, ASM3395843v1, whole genome shotgun sequence genomic DNA contains:
- the LOC142003472 gene encoding olfactory receptor 52K1-like → MTGGGQSPEGNLSYTDFVLLGFPGLQQFHFLLFVPFFCLYLVNVGANCMVIYTIWVEESLHCPMYLLILLLCVVGLCSTSTVLPQMLLGFLGHASRVSLPGCLAQMFFIYLVTNLDSSVLLMMAVDRYIAICKPLRYEDIMSKHLLVGMILTALIRGISMACFMVILASRLPFCRSNIIQYFACEHMALVSLACGSVSHNSVLGMGVGFGIIIFDGIGILASYTSIVHTALQITSGSLRCKAVHTCSTQLLVMFFIYLSFLSSSIMYRADHLISQDMHNLLSTIYLLLPSTLNPIIYGVRTKEIKQHILRAFRRWQVKAAKP, encoded by the coding sequence ATGACAGGAGGGGGACAAAGCCCAGAAGGGAATCTTTCCTACACAGACTTCGTCCTACTTGggttcccagggctgcagcagtttcactttctcctcttcgtTCCGTTCTTCTGCCTTTACCTGGTGAACGTGGGAGCAAACTGCATGGTTATCTACACCATCTGGGTGGAGGAGAGTCTGCACTGCCCCATGTACCTGTTGATTTTGCTCCTCTGTgttgtggggctctgcagcacaAGCACCGTCCTGCCCCAAATGTTGCTGGGCTTCTTGGGCCATGCCAGCCGCGTCTCCTTGCCTGGATGCCTGGCCCAAATGTTTTTCATCTACCTGGTGACCAACTTGGATTCCTCTGTTCTCCTGATGATGGCAGTGGACAGGTACATCGCCATCTGCAAGCCACTGCGCTATGAGGACATCATGTCCAAGCACCTGTTGGTGGGGATGATCCTTACTGCCCTGATCCGCGGCATCTCCATGGCCTGCTTCATGGTCATTCTAGCCTCCAGGCTGCCTTTCTGCCGGTCCAACATCATCCAGTATTTTGCATGTGAGCACATGGCCCTGGTGAGCCTGGCCTGCGGTAGCGTGTCCCACAACAGCGTCTTAGGCATGGGGGTCGGATTTGGCATCATTATTTTCGATGGCATCGGTATCCTGGCCTCCTATACCTCCATTGTCCACACGGCCTTGCAGATCACCTCGGGCAGCCTGCGGTGTAAAGCCGTCCACACCTGCAGTACCCAGCTGTTAGTGATGTTTTTCATATACctttctttcctctcctcctccatcaTGTACCGAGCTGACCACCTCATCTCGCAGGACATGCATAACCTGCTGAGCACCATCTACCTGCTGCTCCCATCCACCCTCAACCCCATCATCTATGGCGTGAGGACAAAGGAGATCAAGCAGCACATCTTGAGGGCCTTCAGGAGATGGCAAGTTAAAGCGGCAAAGCCATGA